Proteins from a genomic interval of Microthrixaceae bacterium:
- a CDS encoding aspartate aminotransferase family protein, with protein sequence MFDLNASLESGPGYDNAEDTFGNDRAHVFHSWSAQKLINPLPVARAEGSWIYDYKGNRYLDFSSQLMNVNLGHQHPKLVAAIQEAAGRLCTIAPFHANAERSEAARLIAEVAPDGLEMVFFTSGGAEANENAIRMARLHTGRHKVLAAHRSYHGATHGAITLTGDPRRWPSEPAISGVVRYWGPYPYRSSFHSQSPEQETERALAHLEELIMFEGRDNVAAIILESVVGTNGILVPPPGYLAGVREICDRYGIVMIADEVMAGFGRCGEWFAVQHWDVTPDLICFAKGVNSGYVPLGGVVISEAIAVTFAERAYPGGLTYSGHPLAAAAAVASINIFRDEDILGQARRLGSEVIGPELASMSERHRSIGEVRGLGVFWAIELVRDRETREMLVPYNASGADAKPMAEMVAAIREQGVWAFTHFNRIHITPPCNTSPEDVRTGLAAIDKALEIADAFVA encoded by the coding sequence ATGTTCGATTTGAATGCCTCGCTCGAATCCGGCCCCGGTTACGACAACGCCGAGGACACCTTCGGCAACGACCGGGCGCACGTGTTTCATTCGTGGTCGGCACAAAAGCTCATCAATCCGTTGCCCGTCGCTCGGGCAGAGGGTTCGTGGATCTACGACTACAAGGGCAACAGATACCTCGACTTCTCAAGTCAGCTGATGAACGTGAATCTTGGCCATCAGCACCCGAAGCTGGTCGCAGCGATCCAAGAGGCGGCCGGGCGTCTGTGCACCATCGCCCCGTTTCATGCCAATGCGGAGCGCTCGGAGGCTGCCCGCCTCATCGCCGAGGTCGCCCCCGACGGATTGGAGATGGTGTTCTTCACCTCCGGTGGTGCGGAGGCGAACGAAAATGCTATCCGGATGGCTCGGCTCCACACCGGTCGCCACAAGGTGCTGGCGGCGCACCGGAGCTATCACGGGGCAACCCACGGGGCGATCACCCTCACCGGCGATCCTCGTCGCTGGCCGTCGGAACCGGCGATCTCCGGGGTGGTGCGGTACTGGGGGCCGTATCCGTACCGATCCTCGTTCCACTCCCAGAGCCCGGAACAGGAGACCGAGCGTGCGCTCGCTCACCTGGAGGAACTCATCATGTTCGAGGGGCGCGACAACGTCGCGGCGATCATCCTCGAATCGGTCGTCGGCACCAACGGCATTCTGGTCCCGCCCCCCGGCTACCTCGCGGGAGTGCGTGAGATCTGTGATCGCTACGGCATCGTCATGATCGCGGATGAGGTGATGGCCGGGTTCGGGCGATGCGGCGAATGGTTCGCCGTGCAGCACTGGGACGTCACCCCCGACCTCATCTGCTTCGCCAAGGGGGTCAACTCGGGATATGTGCCACTCGGCGGTGTCGTGATCTCCGAGGCGATCGCGGTCACCTTCGCCGAGCGTGCCTATCCCGGAGGACTGACCTACAGCGGGCATCCGCTGGCGGCAGCGGCGGCGGTCGCCTCGATCAACATCTTCCGGGACGAGGACATCTTGGGACAGGCGCGTCGGCTCGGAAGCGAGGTGATCGGGCCGGAACTCGCGTCGATGTCTGAGCGGCATCGGTCGATCGGCGAGGTGCGCGGCCTCGGGGTGTTCTGGGCGATCGAGCTCGTGCGCGATCGCGAGACCCGCGAGATGCTCGTGCCCTACAACGCGTCGGGTGCCGATGCGAAGCCGATGGCCGAGATGGTGGCGGCGATCCGAGAGCAGGGAGTGTGGGCATTCACCCACTTCAACCGCATCCACATCACGCCGCCGTGCAACACCTCACCCGAGGATGTCCGCACCGGGCTCGCGGCGATCGACAAGGCGTTGGAGATCGCCGACGCGTTCGTGGCGTAG
- a CDS encoding histidine kinase, which translates to MNSASPTAPAPVTSNHPDASQPGAIGRASLVVRPLLAPFAPSTWVAFAYLAVDAMWSLVTTSVMVALVTATVATVFFPPAAIALAAFAFAFSNGLARVTRWIAATALNESLPSPHPPRAAVHPPATMTPATMTPGTGGDAAPSPPSTLRQATDRGVAYLKQTGTWKELIFHLLHAPVSWLFFTIAVAVWAVGIALVLVPLYTPRSPGGAGNLLFVSLDGAVEYTVAAGVGLALVLIAPWLTRGLSTVLLSLTRQIISTDLIELELRERVDTLETTRAGALHAAEVERRRIERDLHDGAQQRLVALAMTLGLARQKVDGDREELRSLLDEAHGEAKAALTELRDLARGLHPPVLTDRGLAAAVGGLAARSPVPVAVDVQLDVRPPRAIESTAYFVISESLTNVARHSGATRSSVRVFEVRPPGSGKDHLVVEVADDGHGGAGDPTAGAPSIGEPAARGLEPTQRSGLLGLRERVEAVDGLLTVSSPPGGPTVLRAVLPVPPPSPPTPPPPIEPSSSPLESARRITEGPSS; encoded by the coding sequence GTGAACAGCGCCTCGCCCACCGCCCCGGCTCCGGTGACCTCGAATCACCCGGATGCCTCGCAACCCGGTGCCATCGGTCGGGCGTCTCTGGTCGTTCGTCCGCTGCTCGCCCCGTTCGCACCCAGCACCTGGGTGGCATTCGCCTACCTCGCCGTCGATGCCATGTGGTCGTTGGTGACGACATCGGTGATGGTCGCGCTCGTGACCGCAACGGTCGCCACCGTGTTCTTCCCGCCGGCCGCCATCGCCCTCGCCGCGTTCGCGTTCGCCTTCTCGAACGGGTTGGCACGCGTGACCCGCTGGATCGCGGCGACGGCGCTCAACGAATCTCTGCCGAGCCCACATCCTCCCCGCGCAGCGGTGCATCCTCCCGCCACCATGACTCCCGCCACCATGACTCCTGGGACGGGGGGCGATGCCGCGCCATCGCCACCGTCGACCCTGCGTCAAGCCACAGACCGCGGCGTCGCCTACCTCAAACAAACGGGGACGTGGAAGGAGTTGATCTTCCACCTCCTTCATGCGCCGGTTTCGTGGCTGTTCTTCACGATCGCCGTCGCCGTGTGGGCCGTTGGCATTGCGCTCGTCCTCGTGCCTCTCTACACGCCACGGTCGCCTGGTGGAGCTGGAAACCTCTTGTTCGTGTCGCTCGACGGCGCTGTCGAATACACCGTCGCAGCCGGAGTTGGCCTCGCGCTCGTCCTGATCGCGCCCTGGCTCACTAGGGGCCTGTCGACGGTGCTGCTGTCGTTGACTCGCCAGATCATCAGCACCGACCTCATCGAACTCGAATTGCGAGAGCGCGTTGACACGCTCGAAACCACCCGCGCCGGAGCGCTTCATGCAGCAGAGGTTGAGCGGCGCCGGATCGAACGCGACCTTCACGACGGTGCCCAACAGCGACTGGTAGCGCTCGCGATGACGTTGGGGCTCGCCCGCCAAAAGGTTGACGGTGATCGCGAGGAACTCCGATCGCTGCTCGATGAGGCCCATGGCGAAGCGAAGGCAGCGCTCACCGAACTGCGCGACCTAGCGCGAGGCCTGCACCCGCCGGTGCTCACCGACCGGGGTCTCGCCGCCGCGGTTGGGGGGCTCGCCGCTCGAAGTCCGGTACCCGTCGCCGTCGATGTTCAGCTCGACGTGCGGCCACCTCGGGCGATCGAGAGCACCGCCTACTTTGTGATCTCGGAGTCGCTCACGAACGTCGCCCGACACAGCGGTGCGACCCGTTCGTCGGTGCGCGTGTTCGAGGTGCGCCCTCCAGGCTCAGGGAAGGACCACCTCGTTGTTGAGGTCGCCGACGATGGTCACGGTGGCGCCGGCGACCCGACTGCTGGCGCCCCGAGCATCGGCGAACCAGCAGCTCGCGGGCTGGAGCCGACGCAGCGTTCTGGCTTGCTTGGGTTGCGCGAACGGGTCGAGGCGGTCGACGGTCTGCTCACGGTTTCAAGTCCCCCCGGCGGTCCGACGGTGCTACGGGCCGTGTTGCCCGTCCCACCGCCGTCGCCGCCGACTCCACCGCCACCGATCGAGCCGTCGTCATCCCCGCTCGAATCTGCTCGCCGAATCACCGAAGGGCCGTCGTCATGA
- a CDS encoding response regulator transcription factor: MRIVIVEDSVLLRDGIARLLQDAGDEVVATAGDAESGLAAVEAYRPDIVVMDVRMPPTHTDEGLRAAIAIRARHPEIAVLVLSQWVEERYATELLAGSTVGVGYLLKDRVADVAEFVDAVRRVGTGGTALDPEVVAQLLSTSRHRNPLDSLTQREAEVLALMAEGCSNRAVAAAMVVSEGAVEKHVSNIFAKLSLAPADTDHRRVLAVLRYLEVTS; the protein is encoded by the coding sequence ATGAGAATCGTCATCGTCGAAGACTCCGTTCTCCTCCGCGACGGTATCGCCCGGTTGTTGCAGGACGCAGGCGACGAAGTCGTGGCGACGGCGGGTGATGCCGAGTCCGGACTCGCTGCGGTCGAGGCCTATCGCCCCGACATCGTCGTCATGGATGTGCGCATGCCCCCAACCCACACCGACGAGGGTCTTCGGGCTGCTATCGCGATCCGCGCCCGGCACCCGGAGATAGCGGTGCTCGTGCTGAGCCAGTGGGTTGAGGAGCGCTACGCGACCGAACTGTTGGCGGGGAGCACCGTCGGGGTCGGATATCTGTTGAAGGACCGTGTCGCTGACGTCGCCGAGTTCGTCGACGCCGTGCGGCGGGTCGGCACCGGCGGGACCGCCCTCGACCCCGAGGTCGTGGCGCAGTTGCTGTCGACGAGCCGTCACCGTAACCCGCTCGACTCGCTCACGCAGCGGGAGGCCGAGGTCCTCGCGCTCATGGCCGAGGGATGTTCCAATCGTGCGGTGGCCGCGGCGATGGTCGTGTCGGAGGGTGCGGTGGAAAAGCACGTGTCCAACATCTTCGCCAAGCTCTCGCTCGCACCGGCCGACACCGATCATCGCCGCGTTCTAGCGGTTTTGCGGTACTTGGAGGTGACCTCATGA
- a CDS encoding DUF4097 domain-containing protein codes for MTSSHKLARPALLLVGAVLSFGSVGTASFAIATGLVASTTDSTARYDATAIDRIVVHNAGRVRVTGVPDAIESAEASGSAESADGPEFPAASAPDGNSVAPDEITVRRTLYQSFSEPTIDDHVEGTTLYLESRCSGLAGRICFGDVEIVAPERVAVDIGGNDVQVRNTSGSVTITVRAGGASLSNVSGPLELDIFGGGVQATGVRSEQVSATLVAGALDMAFDASPLSVDAAVTGGSINLAVPSDATSYRIDSSGSTTVLVPVDPASRHRLNLSARGGNIRVANR; via the coding sequence ATGACGAGTTCGCACAAGCTCGCGCGTCCGGCGCTGCTTCTGGTCGGCGCGGTGCTGTCGTTCGGCAGTGTGGGCACAGCATCGTTCGCCATCGCGACGGGATTGGTCGCCAGCACCACAGATTCGACCGCCCGCTACGACGCGACGGCCATTGATCGCATCGTCGTGCACAACGCCGGTCGGGTGAGGGTCACGGGCGTGCCCGACGCGATCGAGTCCGCCGAGGCGTCCGGATCAGCGGAGTCCGCCGACGGGCCGGAGTTCCCGGCCGCCTCCGCGCCCGACGGCAACTCCGTTGCGCCCGACGAGATCACGGTTCGGCGCACGCTTTACCAGTCTTTTTCTGAACCGACGATCGACGACCACGTCGAGGGAACCACCTTGTATCTCGAGTCGCGTTGTTCAGGGCTGGCCGGTCGGATCTGTTTCGGTGACGTCGAGATCGTCGCCCCTGAACGGGTTGCTGTCGACATCGGCGGGAACGACGTACAGGTTCGCAACACTTCCGGCTCGGTCACGATCACGGTTCGAGCCGGAGGCGCATCGTTGTCGAACGTTTCCGGCCCGCTCGAGCTCGACATCTTCGGCGGCGGGGTGCAGGCAACCGGCGTCCGAAGCGAGCAGGTCTCTGCAACCCTCGTCGCCGGAGCGCTCGACATGGCCTTTGACGCGTCGCCGCTCAGCGTCGACGCCGCTGTCACTGGCGGCAGTATCAATCTCGCGGTCCCGTCCGATGCCACGTCCTATCGCATCGACTCGTCCGGCTCGACAACGGTGCTGGTACCGGTCGATCCTGCGAGCCGGCATCGACTCAACCTCTCAGCACGCGGCGGCAACATCCGGGTCGCCAACCGGTGA
- a CDS encoding ABC transporter ATP-binding protein, which produces MNTSALRAPISEVAATDTALRADILSKRYGDGPGALDALSNVSLSVASGSFVAIMGPSGSGKSTLMHCLAGLDTPTSGMIEIAGIDISGLDERRLTELRRDRIGFIFQAFNLVATLTAAENIRLPSMLARTRLDESWYHEVVRRVGLEGRLGHRPSELSGGQQQRVAVARSLVGRPEVIFADEPTGNLDSGSGDEVLRLLRSAVDEVGQTIVMVTHDPGAAAYADRVVFLADGNVVDELEAPSASAVLDRMKRFGD; this is translated from the coding sequence ATGAACACCTCAGCCTTGCGCGCCCCGATTTCGGAGGTTGCGGCCACCGACACGGCGCTTCGAGCAGACATCCTCTCCAAGCGCTACGGCGACGGCCCCGGAGCTCTCGACGCGCTCTCCAACGTTTCGCTCAGCGTCGCATCGGGCTCCTTCGTGGCAATCATGGGCCCGTCGGGATCAGGTAAATCGACGCTGATGCACTGCCTTGCGGGGCTTGACACCCCCACGTCGGGCATGATTGAGATCGCCGGCATCGACATTTCCGGGCTTGACGAGCGCCGGTTGACCGAGTTGCGCCGTGACCGCATCGGGTTCATCTTCCAGGCGTTCAACCTGGTCGCGACGCTCACCGCCGCGGAAAACATCCGGCTGCCTTCGATGCTCGCGCGCACCCGGCTCGACGAGAGCTGGTACCACGAGGTCGTACGGCGCGTCGGGTTGGAAGGGCGCCTCGGCCACCGTCCCAGCGAACTGTCGGGCGGCCAGCAACAACGCGTCGCGGTAGCGCGCAGCCTCGTCGGCCGACCCGAGGTGATCTTCGCAGATGAACCCACCGGCAACCTCGACTCCGGCAGCGGCGACGAGGTGCTGCGCCTGTTGCGCAGCGCAGTCGATGAGGTTGGCCAGACCATCGTCATGGTGACCCACGATCCCGGGGCAGCGGCGTACGCCGACCGCGTGGTGTTTCTTGCGGACGGCAACGTCGTCGACGAACTCGAGGCGCCGAGCGCTTCGGCGGTACTCGATCGAATGAAGCGGTTCGGCGACTGA
- a CDS encoding FtsX-like permease family protein: MLIIIRRNLTAHPRRYVATVGAVAVGIAFLFAVLVEVATFSRSFDDTMRSSVAGIDASIRSANSISTNEETYRGHVPADLAEIARAVDGVRIAEPAYSRPAMIVGSDGDTIGGSGPPQLGFEWRDDPDLNPFRIAEGRAPQGLDEVVIDRASARQGDLSVGDTVEVLVPKRLRLRLVGIATYGTAESAGPMTATLLSPDAAAEYLADPGTAASISVVALDGISQSELVERLRTALDESAAAGSLEVVTGQELQDEAAKVSETFSTIVSAVLLTFASIALVVAAFGIYNTFAILVAQRTRESALLRALGASRRQLSGWTLGESFAVGVLGSAVGLGFGLLLARMLSWLIGRVGFFSLGDHLVVSASSVIIGAGVGIVSTVIAAIAPARRGSRIAPVEAMRSAAIDGGSVGRRRTILGAALMAAGVGLAVQAALSANSGASTRAGVGAAITLLSVVVIGPALAPAVVRVIGAPIARTRGTAGLLAQRNAVRHPRRTASTVTALVIGVAVVTLFAVVAASLNRAVTRSVDEQMAGDVIVQPTSFSGSGLDDALVDEVASSDGVDSSLPLSFMPVTVGGETAFVTATDMAAGAAMFDLGVIDGSVAGATGDVIAVSATWASDHDVAVGDALPTRFLDGVELQLRVVALYDNTAFAGDYVMPADTAGSHSPGVSTSLVVLRASEGVSAIELDRRIDMLISDAPGVESLDREDYAETIGRRIDTMLALVYGLLALSIGIALLGIATTISLATMERVREIGLMRALGQTRRQVRTTVRLEAIMIATFGTIIGLAVGMFAAWAVLTSSSDELLRTVSFPVSRLVMILFLGALAGIAAARRPARRVARLDVLEAIAAP, from the coding sequence ATGCTCATCATCATCCGGCGCAATCTGACCGCACATCCCCGCCGCTATGTCGCCACCGTCGGCGCGGTGGCGGTCGGAATCGCCTTTCTGTTCGCCGTACTTGTCGAGGTCGCGACCTTCTCGCGCAGCTTCGACGACACCATGCGATCCTCGGTCGCCGGGATCGACGCGAGCATTCGCTCGGCGAATTCGATCTCAACCAACGAGGAGACCTACCGCGGCCACGTCCCGGCGGATCTGGCCGAGATCGCCCGTGCCGTCGACGGGGTTCGCATCGCCGAGCCTGCGTACAGCCGACCCGCGATGATCGTCGGATCCGATGGCGACACGATCGGCGGAAGCGGTCCGCCACAACTCGGGTTTGAATGGCGAGACGACCCCGATCTCAACCCCTTTCGGATCGCCGAGGGGCGCGCACCGCAGGGCCTCGACGAGGTCGTGATCGACCGGGCGTCGGCCAGGCAGGGCGACCTGTCGGTCGGCGACACGGTCGAGGTGCTGGTCCCCAAGCGGCTCCGGCTTCGCCTTGTCGGAATTGCAACGTACGGCACCGCCGAATCGGCCGGGCCCATGACCGCAACGCTGCTTTCTCCCGATGCCGCAGCGGAGTACCTCGCCGATCCGGGTACCGCCGCGTCGATCTCCGTCGTCGCGCTCGATGGAATCAGCCAATCTGAACTCGTGGAACGCCTTCGCACCGCGCTTGACGAGAGCGCTGCGGCCGGATCGCTGGAAGTGGTGACAGGGCAAGAGTTGCAGGATGAGGCGGCGAAGGTGAGCGAGACCTTCTCGACGATCGTCTCTGCGGTCTTGTTGACCTTCGCGTCCATCGCGCTCGTCGTCGCGGCGTTCGGGATCTACAACACCTTCGCCATCCTCGTCGCTCAACGGACCCGCGAGTCGGCGCTGCTTCGTGCCCTGGGAGCGTCCCGACGCCAACTGTCCGGTTGGACGCTCGGAGAGTCGTTCGCGGTCGGGGTGCTCGGCTCCGCTGTCGGTCTGGGATTCGGCCTACTCCTCGCCAGGATGCTGAGTTGGCTCATCGGCCGCGTCGGCTTCTTCTCGCTCGGCGACCATCTCGTCGTTTCGGCATCGTCGGTGATCATCGGTGCCGGTGTCGGTATCGTCTCGACGGTCATCGCCGCCATCGCACCAGCGCGTCGCGGCTCACGTATCGCACCGGTCGAGGCCATGCGGAGCGCGGCGATCGACGGCGGCAGTGTGGGGCGCCGGCGGACGATCCTCGGCGCAGCGTTGATGGCCGCGGGAGTCGGGCTCGCCGTTCAGGCTGCGCTCAGCGCCAATTCGGGTGCATCGACGCGGGCCGGCGTCGGGGCCGCGATCACGCTGCTGTCGGTCGTGGTCATCGGTCCGGCCCTGGCCCCGGCCGTGGTGAGGGTCATCGGTGCGCCCATCGCCCGCACGCGGGGCACCGCCGGATTGCTCGCCCAACGCAACGCCGTTCGTCACCCGCGCCGCACCGCATCAACCGTCACAGCGCTCGTTATCGGCGTCGCCGTCGTCACGCTGTTCGCCGTCGTCGCAGCGTCGCTGAACCGGGCGGTGACCCGGAGTGTCGACGAACAGATGGCCGGTGATGTGATCGTGCAACCGACGAGCTTCAGCGGGTCGGGACTCGACGATGCGCTTGTGGATGAGGTCGCCTCGAGTGATGGGGTCGACTCCTCGCTGCCCTTGTCGTTCATGCCGGTAACTGTCGGAGGCGAGACGGCCTTTGTCACGGCAACCGACATGGCTGCCGGTGCGGCGATGTTCGACCTTGGCGTGATCGACGGGTCGGTGGCGGGAGCCACCGGCGACGTCATCGCTGTGTCGGCCACGTGGGCGTCGGATCACGACGTCGCTGTCGGAGATGCGCTGCCAACCCGGTTTCTCGACGGAGTCGAGTTGCAGTTGCGCGTCGTGGCGCTCTACGACAACACGGCGTTCGCCGGGGACTATGTCATGCCAGCTGACACCGCCGGATCGCACTCGCCCGGCGTTTCGACATCGCTGGTGGTCTTGCGAGCCAGCGAAGGCGTCTCGGCGATCGAACTCGACCGCCGCATCGACATGCTCATCAGCGACGCTCCCGGCGTCGAGTCCCTCGACCGTGAGGACTACGCCGAGACGATCGGGCGACGAATCGACACGATGTTGGCGTTGGTGTACGGGTTGCTCGCGCTCTCAATTGGCATCGCCCTGCTGGGAATCGCCACCACGATCTCGCTGGCGACCATGGAACGGGTTCGAGAGATCGGCCTGATGCGGGCGCTCGGGCAGACCCGCCGCCAGGTCCGAACGACGGTGCGACTCGAGGCGATCATGATCGCTACGTTCGGCACCATCATCGGCTTGGCCGTCGGGATGTTCGCTGCGTGGGCTGTGCTCACGTCATCATCAGACGAACTCCTTCGCACCGTGTCGTTCCCCGTCTCGAGGTTGGTGATGATCCTGTTCCTGGGGGCTCTCGCCGGAATCGCCGCGGCGCGCCGGCCGGCTCGGCGGGTCGCACGCTTGGACGTCCTCGAGGCGATCGCCGCGCCGTGA
- a CDS encoding excalibur calcium-binding domain-containing protein, which yields MKRTLCLLAAMALALTTTGCEKFPNCDALRVQFPHGVGLPGAIDSTSGSNPITDFQVEETYYKFNSHLDRDNDGIACEQA from the coding sequence ATGAAGCGAACCCTTTGTCTCCTCGCCGCCATGGCGCTCGCACTCACCACTACCGGATGCGAGAAGTTCCCAAACTGCGACGCGCTTCGCGTTCAGTTCCCCCACGGAGTTGGGTTGCCCGGCGCCATCGACTCAACCAGCGGGTCGAATCCAATCACCGATTTTCAGGTGGAGGAGACCTACTACAAGTTCAACAGCCATCTCGATCGCGACAACGACGGCATCGCCTGCGAACAGGCATAG
- a CDS encoding DUF6351 family protein, translating into MTDLVVSVHRANSAGRPRGTKAARRFVEALLAATALVAVTATTVVPAGASALDDSAEVEVQEPFLCTTEYNDLGQPNVDNQDRRGTPVYPESEPDTPDRSQEPLGWSKDCQADTRIEYRYRNTDGEVVPLNVGDGVDATLPADVAYLAVSDLVGADDMDLGGDTRIPYLYRYERGTLPDTRFIYSVAMLVPFSEVVSGAPDDSHWNGRLVYSFGGGVGIGHSQGSLSGGDSQLDEALRLGHAVVYSSGTRTSVHYNLLRGAEVAKELKARFIDQHGEPLYTVGIGGSGGGIQQYVYAQNVPDLLDALIPQYAYPDMTTQTINVGDCELLEYYMDVTAADDPMWKDWDNRKILQGQNTIEGFSSDWSEATGDSGSSECIEGWRGATPLALNPNFGLAADMDDALMPFAGELLSLAGAGDPAVPEDFPDIGAMLRTSTDRSEWVDWTHWDDAVDAYGTDPATGEALVPWDNVGVQYGLRAVANGQITPDQFLDLNARIGSWKPASEQVPESCGMVAQMTGETLGAFAEAVGMCEGDELDQYSSRQMNLELVNGVAPRREADVAAITNAFESGLEFDGKLGRDIPILDVRHYLEDELDMHNVHQSFVIRERIRRAMGAADNHVVWFADARPGEDTEATSALLDRVYRVMDEWVLALHNDADATAASLKPVEAVDACFATDGTPIASGDHVWDGAVELVLSGEGAWTSAAPREVDGVKVGDCASQFPIHSTSRVVAGGPITNDVYKCHLKPVATAVADGDYGSWTPDESEMQRLEAIFATGVCDWSKRSVGYPADLASGGGAADSGPAERPSTDDDSDSLPWIFLGAVGGLIVVGLALRLVARRGDGSEDPDVDMMVDMTAATETSE; encoded by the coding sequence GTGACCGACTTGGTGGTTTCCGTTCACCGCGCCAACAGCGCTGGCCGACCTCGCGGTACGAAAGCGGCGCGTCGTTTCGTCGAGGCGCTGTTGGCCGCGACCGCGCTCGTGGCCGTCACGGCCACGACCGTCGTTCCCGCCGGTGCATCGGCGCTCGACGACTCCGCCGAGGTGGAGGTTCAAGAGCCGTTCCTGTGCACCACCGAGTACAACGATCTCGGCCAGCCGAACGTCGACAATCAGGACCGGAGGGGAACCCCGGTGTACCCGGAGTCCGAGCCCGACACGCCGGATCGTTCCCAGGAGCCGCTCGGCTGGTCGAAAGACTGCCAGGCCGACACCCGTATCGAGTACCGCTATCGCAACACCGACGGTGAGGTGGTGCCGCTCAATGTTGGTGACGGTGTGGACGCGACGTTGCCCGCCGACGTCGCGTACCTCGCCGTCAGCGACCTTGTCGGTGCGGACGACATGGACCTCGGCGGGGACACCCGCATCCCGTATCTCTACCGCTACGAACGAGGAACACTGCCCGACACCCGCTTCATCTACAGCGTGGCGATGCTCGTGCCATTTTCGGAGGTCGTCTCCGGAGCCCCTGACGACAGTCATTGGAACGGCCGACTCGTCTACAGCTTCGGCGGAGGGGTCGGCATCGGCCATAGCCAGGGCTCCCTGTCGGGCGGCGACTCGCAACTCGATGAGGCGCTGCGCCTCGGCCACGCGGTGGTGTATTCGAGCGGCACCCGCACCTCGGTGCATTACAACCTGTTGCGAGGTGCGGAGGTCGCAAAGGAACTGAAGGCCCGTTTCATCGATCAACACGGCGAGCCGCTCTACACCGTCGGTATCGGAGGGTCCGGTGGCGGGATTCAGCAGTACGTCTACGCACAGAACGTTCCGGATCTGCTCGACGCGCTCATCCCGCAGTACGCCTATCCCGACATGACCACCCAGACGATCAATGTCGGTGACTGCGAGTTGTTGGAGTACTACATGGACGTCACCGCGGCCGACGATCCGATGTGGAAGGACTGGGACAACCGCAAGATCCTCCAGGGGCAAAACACCATCGAGGGGTTCAGCTCGGACTGGTCAGAAGCGACCGGTGACTCGGGCTCGAGCGAGTGCATCGAAGGCTGGCGAGGGGCCACACCGCTGGCGTTGAACCCGAACTTTGGACTGGCTGCCGACATGGATGACGCACTGATGCCGTTCGCCGGCGAGCTCTTGAGCCTCGCGGGGGCAGGCGACCCGGCGGTCCCGGAGGACTTCCCGGATATCGGAGCGATGTTGCGCACCTCCACCGACCGTTCCGAGTGGGTCGACTGGACCCATTGGGACGATGCGGTCGATGCGTACGGAACGGATCCGGCCACGGGGGAGGCGTTGGTGCCGTGGGACAACGTCGGGGTGCAGTACGGGCTGCGCGCGGTGGCGAACGGGCAGATCACTCCTGATCAGTTCCTCGATCTCAACGCTCGGATCGGGTCATGGAAGCCGGCTTCTGAGCAGGTCCCCGAGTCGTGCGGCATGGTCGCTCAGATGACCGGGGAGACCCTGGGTGCGTTCGCCGAGGCGGTAGGGATGTGCGAGGGCGATGAACTCGACCAGTACTCGTCGCGACAGATGAACCTCGAACTCGTCAACGGGGTGGCGCCCCGGCGCGAGGCGGACGTCGCCGCGATCACCAACGCGTTCGAGTCGGGTCTTGAGTTCGACGGAAAGCTCGGCCGTGACATCCCGATTCTCGACGTTCGCCACTATCTCGAGGACGAACTCGATATGCACAACGTCCATCAGTCTTTCGTCATCCGCGAGCGGATACGGCGGGCGATGGGTGCGGCCGACAACCACGTCGTGTGGTTCGCCGACGCCCGTCCCGGCGAGGACACTGAGGCAACCTCGGCGCTGCTCGATCGCGTGTACCGCGTGATGGACGAGTGGGTCTTGGCGCTTCACAACGACGCCGACGCCACGGCGGCGTCGTTGAAACCAGTCGAGGCGGTGGACGCGTGCTTCGCCACCGACGGCACCCCGATCGCGTCCGGCGACCACGTGTGGGACGGTGCGGTCGAACTTGTGCTGAGTGGCGAGGGAGCATGGACCTCCGCCGCGCCGCGCGAAGTCGATGGGGTGAAGGTCGGCGATTGTGCGTCTCAGTTCCCGATTCACTCGACGTCTCGCGTCGTCGCCGGCGGTCCGATCACCAACGATGTCTACAAGTGCCATCTCAAGCCGGTCGCGACGGCGGTGGCCGACGGCGACTACGGCTCCTGGACCCCTGACGAGTCCGAGATGCAGCGCCTCGAGGCGATCTTCGCGACGGGCGTGTGCGACTGGTCGAAGCGCTCGGTGGGTTACCCCGCCGACCTGGCCTCGGGCGGGGGAGCCGCCGACTCGGGCCCCGCCGAGCGTCCCTCGACCGACGACGACTCCGATTCGTTGCCGTGGATCTTCCTCGGCGCCGTCGGTGGGCTCATCGTGGTCGGACTCGCCCTGCGGCTCGTGGCCAGACGCGGTGACGGGTCGGAGGACCCGGACGTTGACATGATGGTTGATATGACGGCGGCGACCGAGACGAGTGAGTGA